One Suncus etruscus isolate mSunEtr1 chromosome 13, mSunEtr1.pri.cur, whole genome shotgun sequence genomic region harbors:
- the LOC126026024 gene encoding eukaryotic translation initiation factor 4E transporter-like isoform X1: MDRKSWGETENGDAFLKDPKKQQASKSSHRYTKEELLAFKEHPLSKQRPSCLSENYDRDGIWDPQKWHASFSPASGRSSPVESLMKDLDIDLSSLVSKITVDPRESVKENDLDDVLSSGDCQVTAAVSSWRSGSPLEKDSDELGLLGGRRIGSGRIISALTFEKDHCLNDRDLRDLRRDRDGENHSKDKRLERRKFGANKRVFGERRRNDCYPEDEEPEWFSAGPTSQFETIELTGFDDKILEEDHKERKRARRRTVSVKEGRAECSGGVAEEEDVLEIILAQKPAADQEMPWETILPEQSQGEFDFNEFFNLDKVPGLTPLTEDVLGEGSVSASRFTRWFSNPSRSASRSSNLGSTPHEELERLAGLEQAKLSPGQNLGNSFAPIPLEDHAENKVDILEMIQKAKMDLKSLLSSLSANKEKLKVSSHTGVVPSVKEVEAGIKGLKVGQQMKNSTPFVTDQLEETLSVVTSNRELKKDGDMTAFNKLVNTMKASGTLPSQSKISQNLESHLMSPDEIPGQSVPKNILQELPGPPVQRPASFNLLSGFMGSLEPTSSLLGQRAPSPPLSQVFQTQAAADFLCPFIPSPGYTPGPQQLLGDPFQGICKSMGPVTVQQMSQLELQQPALEGFALPHDLTVPAPNFYQPGFGKPQVDRARDRFRNRQQRVTKSPAPVLRRSSSSPASSASITSMLSPSFTPTSMIHKMYESKEKSKEELVSGKTTLGDYKEDSQKTSEETLLLVNSLPSADRDSSTINPKLSTLQRPSCSIPLSQNNYYTKEQDYRPKATGRKAPTLASPVPGKPFFCPIHQVPRVPHVPIVGPAHQLHPRLAQRMVAQRRHPQHLTNLLQTGVLPPGMDLTHLQGLSDPMLGQPFYPLPTASHPIPNPRPGTPLHWAMMQQQLQNSVLYPPGSGSQSAAVNFQTTPQNVLSQSGLPHFHSQLDHRPSQRSSSSVGLAKWFGSDVLQQPLPSMPAKVINVDELEYQQ; this comes from the coding sequence ATGGATAGGAAAAGCTGGGGTGAAACGGAAAATGGAGATGCTTTCCTCAAGGACCCGAAGAAGCAGCAGGCCTCCAAATCCTCCCATCGCTATACCAAAGAAGAACTTTTGGCTTTTAAAGAGCACCCTCTTTCCAAACAGAGACCTTCATGCCTCTCTGAAAATTACGACAGGGATGGTATCTGGGACCCTCAGAAGTGGCATGCCTCTTTCTCTCCAGCTTCAGGGCGGAGTTCACCAGTGGAAAGTCTGATGAAAGATCTGGATATAGACCTGTCTTCCCTGGTGAGCAAGATTACTGTAGATCCCCGGGAAAGTgtgaaagaaaatgacttagatgATGTTCTCAGCTCTGGAGACTGCCAGGTGACTGCAGCTGTTAGCTCCTGGCGCTCAGGAAGTCCACTGGAGAAAGACAGTGATGAACTTGGCCTGCTTGGTGGGAGGAGGATAGGGAGTGGAAGGATAATCTCTGCTCTGACCTTTGAGAAGGATCACTGTCTTAATGATAGGGACCTTCGGGACTTaagaagagacagagatggagagaatCACTCCAAGGACAAACGTTTAGAAAGGAGGAAGTTTGGGGCTAATAAGCGTGTCTTTGGTGAACGTCGCAGAAATGATTGCTACCCAGAAGATGAAGAGCCTGAATGGTTCTCAGCTGGACCCACAAGTCAGTTTGAAACCATTGAATTGACTGGCTTTGATGATAAGATATTGGAAGAAGATCACAAGGAGAGGAAAAGAGCCAGGCGAAGGACAGTATCTGTGAAAGAAGGCAGAGCCGAGTGCAGTGGTGGAGTGGCTGAAGAGGAAGATGTGCTGGAGATCATCCTTGCACAGAAGCCTGCTGCTGATCAGGAAATGCCATGGGAGACCATCTTGCCTGAGCAGTCTCAGGGAGAATTTGACTTCAATGAATTTTTTAACCTTGATAAGGTGCCAGGTTTGACTCCCTTGACAGAAGATGTTTTGGGAGAAGGGTCAGTTTCTGCCAGCCGGTTCACTAGGTGGTTCTCTAACCCAAGTCGGTCAGCAAGCCGATCCAGCAATCTTGGGTCAACCCCACATGAAGAACTAGAGAGACTTGCAGGTCTAGAACAAGCCAAACTCTCTCCTGGACAAAATTTGGGGAATTCCTTTGCTCCAATACCATTGGAAGATCATGCTGAAAATAAAGTCGATATTTTAGAAATGATACAGAAAGCCAAAATGGATTTAAAATCTCTTCTTTCGAGCCTTTctgcaaataaagaaaaacttaaagtgAGCTCACATACAGGAGTTGTACCTTCAGTGAAAGAGGTAGAAGCTGGGATCAAGGGCTTAAAAGTGGGTCAACAAATGAAGAATTCGACTCCTTTCGTGACAGATCAGTTAGAGGAGACCCTGAGTGTTGTGACCAGTAATAGAGAGCTAAAAAAAGATGGAGATATGACTGCTTTCAATAAGCTTGTGAACACCATGAAGGCAAGTGGGACTTTGCCTTCTCAGTCCAAAATCAGTCAAAATCTTGAAAGTCACTTGATGTCTCCTGATGAGATTCCAGGCCAGTCTGTCCCCAAGAACATCCTGCAGGAACTTCCGGGTCCACCAGTTCAGAGACCTGCCTCTTTCAATCTTCTGAGTGGCTTTATGGGGAGCTTGGAGCCCACCTCGTCTTTACTGGGTCAAAGAGCACCTTCTCCTCCCTTGTCACAAGTGTTTCAGACACAAGCAGCAGCAGATTTCCTGTGTCCTTTTATACCATCACCTGGTTACACACCAGGACCACAGCAGCTCCTTGGAGATCCATTCCAAGGCATATGCAAGTCCATGGGCCCTGTCACAGTCCAGCAGATGAGCCAGCTGGAACTGCAGCAGCCAGCTCTAGAGGGATTTGCCCTACCACATGACCTGACAGTGCCAGCACCAAATTTCTATCAGCCTGGTTTTGGCAAACCACAAGTGGACAGAGCCCGAGATAGGTTCAGAAACAGGCAACAACGAGTGACCAAGTCACCAGCACCCGTGCTCCGACGGAGTTCTTCTTCCCCTGCCTCTTCCGCCAGCATTACAAGCAtgctttctccttccttcaccCCTACCTCAATGATTCATAAGATGTATGAGAGCAAAGAGAAAAGCAAGGAGGAGCTAGTCTCTGGAAAAACAACTCTTGGTGACTACAAAGAAGACAGTCAGAAGACCAGTGAAGAAACTCTTCTGTTAGTCAACTCCTTGCCCAGTGCTGATCGAGACTCTTCTACTATAAATCCCAAACTGTCAACATTGCAGAGGCCTTCGTGTTCCATTCCACTGTCCCAGAACAACTACTACACCAAAGAACAAGATTACAGACCTAAAGCAACTGGGAGAAAAGCTCCCACCTTGGCATCACCTGTTCCAGGAAAACCTTTTTTCTGCCCTATCCATCAAGTTCCCCGTGTCCCCCATGTCCCAATTGTTGGGCCTGCTCACCAACTTCATCCAAGATTGGCCCAAAGGATGGTAGCCCAGCGAAGACATCCACAGCATCTTACAAATTTGCTCCAAACTGGTGTGCTTCCTCCTGGGATGGATCTGACTCATTTACAGGGACTATCTGACCCAATGTTGGGTCAACCCTTTTACCCTTTACCTACTGCTAGTCATCCTATCCCAAACCCTCGCCCTGGGACACCATTGCATTGGGCAATGATGCAACAACAGCTACAGAACTCAGTTCTTTATCCTCCAGGCTCTGGTTCCCAGTCAGCAGCTGTCAACTTTCAAACAACCCCTCAGAATGTGCTGAGTCAATCAGGCCTACCCCACTTTCACTCCCAGCTGGATCACCGCCCCAGCCAGAGGAGCAGCTCCTCAGTGGGCCTCGCCAAATGGTTTGGTTCAGATGTACTACAGCAGCCCCTGCCCTCCATGCCCGCCAAAGTCATCAATGTAGATGAATTGGAATACCAACAGTGA
- the LOC126026024 gene encoding eukaryotic translation initiation factor 4E transporter-like isoform X2, translated as MDRKSWGETENGDAFLKDPKKQQASKSSHRYTKEELLAFKEHPLSKQRPSCLSENYDRDGIWDPQKWHASFSPASGRSSPVESLMKDLDIDLSSLVSKITVDPREKGRAECSGGVAEEEDVLEIILAQKPAADQEMPWETILPEQSQGEFDFNEFFNLDKVPGLTPLTEDVLGEGSVSASRFTRWFSNPSRSASRSSNLGSTPHEELERLAGLEQAKLSPGQNLGNSFAPIPLEDHAENKVDILEMIQKAKMDLKSLLSSLSANKEKLKVSSHTGVVPSVKEVEAGIKGLKVGQQMKNSTPFVTDQLEETLSVVTSNRELKKDGDMTAFNKLVNTMKASGTLPSQSKISQNLESHLMSPDEIPGQSVPKNILQELPGPPVQRPASFNLLSGFMGSLEPTSSLLGQRAPSPPLSQVFQTQAAADFLCPFIPSPGYTPGPQQLLGDPFQGICKSMGPVTVQQMSQLELQQPALEGFALPHDLTVPAPNFYQPGFGKPQVDRARDRFRNRQQRVTKSPAPVLRRSSSSPASSASITSMLSPSFTPTSMIHKMYESKEKSKEELVSGKTTLGDYKEDSQKTSEETLLLVNSLPSADRDSSTINPKLSTLQRPSCSIPLSQNNYYTKEQDYRPKATGRKAPTLASPVPGKPFFCPIHQVPRVPHVPIVGPAHQLHPRLAQRMVAQRRHPQHLTNLLQTGVLPPGMDLTHLQGLSDPMLGQPFYPLPTASHPIPNPRPGTPLHWAMMQQQLQNSVLYPPGSGSQSAAVNFQTTPQNVLSQSGLPHFHSQLDHRPSQRSSSSVGLAKWFGSDVLQQPLPSMPAKVINVDELEYQQ; from the exons ATGGATAGGAAAAGCTGGGGTGAAACGGAAAATGGAGATGCTTTCCTCAAGGACCCGAAGAAGCAGCAGGCCTCCAAATCCTCCCATCGCTATACCAAAGAAGAACTTTTGGCTTTTAAAGAGCACCCTCTTTCCAAACAGAGACCTTCATGCCTCTCTGAAAATTACGACAGGGATGGTATCTGGGACCCTCAGAAGTGGCATGCCTCTTTCTCTCCAGCTTCAGGGCGGAGTTCACCAGTGGAAAGTCTGATGAAAGATCTGGATATAGACCTGTCTTCCCTGGTGAGCAAGATTACTGTAGATCCCCGGGAAA AAGGCAGAGCCGAGTGCAGTGGTGGAGTGGCTGAAGAGGAAGATGTGCTGGAGATCATCCTTGCACAGAAGCCTGCTGCTGATCAGGAAATGCCATGGGAGACCATCTTGCCTGAGCAGTCTCAGGGAGAATTTGACTTCAATGAATTTTTTAACCTTGATAAGGTGCCAGGTTTGACTCCCTTGACAGAAGATGTTTTGGGAGAAGGGTCAGTTTCTGCCAGCCGGTTCACTAGGTGGTTCTCTAACCCAAGTCGGTCAGCAAGCCGATCCAGCAATCTTGGGTCAACCCCACATGAAGAACTAGAGAGACTTGCAGGTCTAGAACAAGCCAAACTCTCTCCTGGACAAAATTTGGGGAATTCCTTTGCTCCAATACCATTGGAAGATCATGCTGAAAATAAAGTCGATATTTTAGAAATGATACAGAAAGCCAAAATGGATTTAAAATCTCTTCTTTCGAGCCTTTctgcaaataaagaaaaacttaaagtgAGCTCACATACAGGAGTTGTACCTTCAGTGAAAGAGGTAGAAGCTGGGATCAAGGGCTTAAAAGTGGGTCAACAAATGAAGAATTCGACTCCTTTCGTGACAGATCAGTTAGAGGAGACCCTGAGTGTTGTGACCAGTAATAGAGAGCTAAAAAAAGATGGAGATATGACTGCTTTCAATAAGCTTGTGAACACCATGAAGGCAAGTGGGACTTTGCCTTCTCAGTCCAAAATCAGTCAAAATCTTGAAAGTCACTTGATGTCTCCTGATGAGATTCCAGGCCAGTCTGTCCCCAAGAACATCCTGCAGGAACTTCCGGGTCCACCAGTTCAGAGACCTGCCTCTTTCAATCTTCTGAGTGGCTTTATGGGGAGCTTGGAGCCCACCTCGTCTTTACTGGGTCAAAGAGCACCTTCTCCTCCCTTGTCACAAGTGTTTCAGACACAAGCAGCAGCAGATTTCCTGTGTCCTTTTATACCATCACCTGGTTACACACCAGGACCACAGCAGCTCCTTGGAGATCCATTCCAAGGCATATGCAAGTCCATGGGCCCTGTCACAGTCCAGCAGATGAGCCAGCTGGAACTGCAGCAGCCAGCTCTAGAGGGATTTGCCCTACCACATGACCTGACAGTGCCAGCACCAAATTTCTATCAGCCTGGTTTTGGCAAACCACAAGTGGACAGAGCCCGAGATAGGTTCAGAAACAGGCAACAACGAGTGACCAAGTCACCAGCACCCGTGCTCCGACGGAGTTCTTCTTCCCCTGCCTCTTCCGCCAGCATTACAAGCAtgctttctccttccttcaccCCTACCTCAATGATTCATAAGATGTATGAGAGCAAAGAGAAAAGCAAGGAGGAGCTAGTCTCTGGAAAAACAACTCTTGGTGACTACAAAGAAGACAGTCAGAAGACCAGTGAAGAAACTCTTCTGTTAGTCAACTCCTTGCCCAGTGCTGATCGAGACTCTTCTACTATAAATCCCAAACTGTCAACATTGCAGAGGCCTTCGTGTTCCATTCCACTGTCCCAGAACAACTACTACACCAAAGAACAAGATTACAGACCTAAAGCAACTGGGAGAAAAGCTCCCACCTTGGCATCACCTGTTCCAGGAAAACCTTTTTTCTGCCCTATCCATCAAGTTCCCCGTGTCCCCCATGTCCCAATTGTTGGGCCTGCTCACCAACTTCATCCAAGATTGGCCCAAAGGATGGTAGCCCAGCGAAGACATCCACAGCATCTTACAAATTTGCTCCAAACTGGTGTGCTTCCTCCTGGGATGGATCTGACTCATTTACAGGGACTATCTGACCCAATGTTGGGTCAACCCTTTTACCCTTTACCTACTGCTAGTCATCCTATCCCAAACCCTCGCCCTGGGACACCATTGCATTGGGCAATGATGCAACAACAGCTACAGAACTCAGTTCTTTATCCTCCAGGCTCTGGTTCCCAGTCAGCAGCTGTCAACTTTCAAACAACCCCTCAGAATGTGCTGAGTCAATCAGGCCTACCCCACTTTCACTCCCAGCTGGATCACCGCCCCAGCCAGAGGAGCAGCTCCTCAGTGGGCCTCGCCAAATGGTTTGGTTCAGATGTACTACAGCAGCCCCTGCCCTCCATGCCCGCCAAAGTCATCAATGTAGATGAATTGGAATACCAACAGTGA